GGCCTGAAGTTGAACAGGATTTTTATAATTTTGAAGCATTGAATATTCCGAAAGATCATCCTGCCCGGGATATGCAGGACACATTTTACATTGACGATGAAGTGGTTCTGAGAACCCATACCTCTCCCGTACAAATCCGGTCGATGCTTAAGCAGGAGCCTCCTGTTCGTGTCATTGCTCCGGGAACGGTATACCGTCGTGATTCCGATATCACCCACAGCCCGATGTTTCACCAGATTGAGGGCTTTATGGTGGATGAAAACATTACCTTTGGCGATCTGAAAGGAATTCTGACCACCTTTATTCAGGAATGCTTTGGTAAGTCCGTTGGCGTCCGTTTCCGCCCGTCGTTTTTCCCATTTACCGAGCCCAGTGCTGAAGTGGATATTCAATGTGTGATTTGCGGTGGCAAAGGGTGCCGTGTTTGCAAAAATTCGGGTTGGTTGGAGATCCTTGGCAGCGGCATGATTGATCCGGAGGTCTTTAAATCCGTCAACTATGATTCCGA
This region of uncultured Desulfuromonas sp. genomic DNA includes:
- the pheS gene encoding phenylalanine--tRNA ligase subunit alpha; this translates as MKEKLEAMLTAAKQALADAVDETALQDVRVQFLGKKGELTAIMKGMGGLSAEERPVVGAVANRVKDELSEAFDQRLAVLKQQAIAQKLANEKIDVSLPGRRGLTGSKHPVTLVTEELIEIFSSLGFCVAEGPEVEQDFYNFEALNIPKDHPARDMQDTFYIDDEVVLRTHTSPVQIRSMLKQEPPVRVIAPGTVYRRDSDITHSPMFHQIEGFMVDENITFGDLKGILTTFIQECFGKSVGVRFRPSFFPFTEPSAEVDIQCVICGGKGCRVCKNSGWLEILGSGMIDPEVFKSVNYDSERYSGFAFGMGLERIAMLKYGVNDLRLFFENDVRFLRQF